A region of Saimiri boliviensis isolate mSaiBol1 chromosome 10, mSaiBol1.pri, whole genome shotgun sequence DNA encodes the following proteins:
- the LOC141580068 gene encoding syncytin-1-like, with protein MLCILILLLHPRLCPVTKGGIGKPSGDIYTALFGAPCDCKGGTQTNNYATPTYTQVTDCGDKNAYLTYDTNWNGVSSPKWLCVRKPPSIPVINGRPGPCPSECTNNIKSQMHSSCYSSFSQCTQGNNTYFTAILQRTMSTSETNPVTSGLQPHGVLQAGCDGTIGKSVCWNQQAPIHVSDGGGPQDAVRELYVQKQIELVIQSQFPKLSYHPLARSKPRGPDIDAQMLDILSATHQALNISNPSLAQNCWLCLNQGTSMPLAFPVNISSFNASQNNCTPSLPFRVQPMPSQVYPCFFKGAQNNSFDIPVGVANFVNCSSSSNHSEALCPGPGQAFVCGNNLAFTALPANWTGSCVLAALLPDIDIISGDDPVPIPTFDYIAGRQKRAVTLIPLLVGLGVSTAVATGTAGLGVAVQSYTKLSHQLINDIQALSSTINDLQDQLDSLAEVVLQNRRGLDLLTAEQGGICLALQERCCFYANKSGIVRDKIKNLQEDLEQRRKALADNPFLTGLNGLLPYLLPFLGPLFAIILFFSFAPWILRRVTALIKDQLNSILGKPIQIHYHQLATRDLEYGRL; from the coding sequence atgCTCTGCATCCTCATCCTCCTACTGCACCCACGCCTCTGCCCAGTCACAAAGGGAGGAATTGGAAAGCCATCCGGAGACATTTACACTGCCCTCTTTGGAGCGCCATGTGACTGTAAAGGGGGGACTCAGACCAATAATTACGCCACCCCAACTTACACTCAGGTAACAGATTGTGGGGACAAAAATGCCTATCTTACCTATGACACCAATTGGAATGGAGTATCTTCACCTAAGTGGCTTTGTGTGCGCAAGCCTCCTAGTATACCGGTCATTAATGGCCGCCCAGGCCCGTGCCCAAGCGAGTGCACAAACAACATTAAATCCCAGATGCACTCCTCCTGCTATTCTAGTTTCTCACAGTGTACTCAAggcaataatacttattttactgccATTCTACAAAGAACAATGAGCACCTCAGAAACCAATCCTGTCACCAGCGGCCTACAACCTCATGGGGTCCTCCAGGCCGGATGCGATGGCACGATTGGAAAATCGGTTTGTTGGAATCAGCAAGCCCCTATTCACGTCTCCGACGGTGGCGGACCCCAAGATGCTGTGAGAGAGctttatgtacaaaaacaaatagagcttGTTATTCAAAGCCAATTCCCTAAGTTATCCTACCACCCCCTAGCTCGCTCAAAACCAAGAGGACCTGACATTGATGCGCAAATGCTTGATATTCTGtcagccacccaccaggccctcaatatctccaaccccagcctagcccagaattgctggttatgcttaaatcaaggtacctccatgcccctagccttccctgtcaatatatctagttttaatgcctcacaaaataattgcacccccagcttaccctttagagtccagcccatgccttcccaagtatacccttgcttctttaaaggtgcacaaaacaacagctttgatattccggttggcgttgccaactttgtaaactgctccagtagttccaaccacagtgaggccctttgccctggcccaggccaagcttttgtttgcggcaacaacctcgcctttactgctctgcctgcaaactggacagggtcatgtgtgttagccgccctcttgccagatatagacattatttctggtgatgaccctgtccctatccctacctttgactatattGCAGGGCGGCAGAAACGAGCCGTTACACTGATTCCCCTACTAGTAGGATTGGGTGTCTCTACAGCAGTCGCTACCGGTACAGCAGGACTCGGGGTGGCTGTTCAATCTTACACAAAACTTTCCCATCAACTTATTAACGACATCCAAGCCTTGTCTAGCACCATCAATGACTTACAGGACCAACTAGATTCCCTAGCCGAAGTAGtcctacaaaacagaagaggcttagacctactcactgcagaacagggaggtatctgtttggctctacaggaacgttgctgcttttatgccaacaagtcaggaattgtccgagataaaataaaaaatctacaagaagacCTCGAACAAAGACGCAAGGCACTTGCAGACaatcccttcctcaccggcctcaatggacttctcccttacctcctccccttccttggacccttattcgctatcatcctattcttttcctttgcccccTGGATCCTAAGACGAGTGACAGCATTAATTAAGGATCAGCTTAATTCCATACTGGGAAAGCCTatacaaatccactatcaccaactagcaacgcgtgatctagaatatggcagactgtag